From Streptomyces sp. NBC_01754, a single genomic window includes:
- a CDS encoding methyltransferase, producing the protein MTTTEDPTKAAAVDPGPLIKLTIADCAAKVLHSAVTLGVFGALADGPADAARTAERTGMHHRMAADYLDALAGLGLLERTDGRYRNSALAQTYLVPGSSSYLGGFVELTNETLYGTWGRLTEALRSGEPQHLDPDKGGFVGDKHQDPGKMKRFLAGLDAYSDRMGAELARRVDWSRHGSFVDLGGARGNLAAVLVKAHPHLEATCFDLERTRPLFTEHVGRLGLGDRIAFAGGDFFTDDLPQADVVVLGHILHGFDTDRRRTLLRRVHEAVRPGGAVLVYDRMIDDDRSDPERLLSSLHTRLVSPDGSEYRVADCRTWLREAGFTDGGAEPLLGTHTLVTAHTSHK; encoded by the coding sequence GTGACCACGACCGAAGACCCGACAAAGGCCGCGGCGGTCGACCCCGGCCCGCTGATCAAGCTGACCATCGCGGACTGCGCCGCGAAGGTGTTGCACAGCGCGGTGACGCTCGGCGTCTTCGGGGCGCTCGCGGACGGGCCCGCCGACGCCGCCCGTACGGCCGAGCGCACCGGGATGCACCACCGCATGGCCGCCGACTACCTCGACGCTCTCGCCGGCCTCGGCCTGCTGGAGCGCACGGACGGCCGCTACCGCAACTCCGCGCTCGCGCAGACCTATCTGGTGCCCGGCTCGTCCTCGTACCTCGGCGGGTTCGTCGAGCTGACGAACGAGACGCTGTACGGCACCTGGGGCCGGCTCACCGAGGCGCTGCGCAGCGGCGAACCCCAGCATCTCGACCCGGACAAGGGCGGGTTCGTCGGCGACAAGCACCAGGACCCCGGCAAGATGAAGCGGTTCCTCGCAGGTCTCGACGCCTACAGCGACCGGATGGGCGCCGAACTGGCCCGCCGCGTCGACTGGAGTCGCCACGGCTCCTTCGTCGACCTGGGCGGCGCCCGCGGCAACCTTGCCGCCGTCCTGGTCAAGGCGCACCCGCACCTCGAGGCGACCTGCTTCGATCTGGAACGCACCCGGCCGCTGTTCACCGAGCACGTCGGCCGGCTCGGCCTCGGCGACCGGATCGCCTTCGCCGGCGGGGACTTCTTCACCGACGACCTTCCGCAGGCCGACGTCGTCGTCCTCGGCCACATCCTGCACGGCTTCGACACCGACCGGCGGCGCACCCTGCTGCGGCGGGTCCACGAGGCGGTCCGCCCCGGCGGCGCGGTGCTCGTCTACGACCGCATGATCGACGACGACCGCAGCGACCCCGAGCGGCTGCTCAGCAGCCTGCACACGAGGCTCGTCAGCCCGGACGGCTCCGAGTACCGGGTGGCGGACTGCCGTACCTGGCTGCGTGAGGCGGGTTTCACCGACGGCGGTGCGGAGCCGCTGCTCGGCACCCACACGCTCGTGACGGCCCACACGTCCCACAAGTGA
- a CDS encoding quinone oxidoreductase family protein, with the protein MRIVRHDEHGAPSVLRVEEAEKPQPGPGEVLIRSEAIGVTFAEVQRRQGIPIGGHASLPGVPGGDVAGTVEALGEGVTDLRVGDRIVVDVDHSAYADHVIADPAWAIAIPDTMDAAEATLLPSPCQTAYHALKESGQLKPGETVLIDAASGGVGHLAVQIAKAMGAGKVIATASTQAKLDFVRDLGADVTVNYTDEDWDDQVKAATEGRGADVVLETVGGDILIKSVALTAQFGRLVFYGSASGDIQPVNPLMLSRMKTVAGFALYAMLYNRPEAIAAGRRDLFDMISSGKVRPIVHERLPLVDAAKAHELMEARAQLGKVVLVP; encoded by the coding sequence ATGCGTATCGTCCGCCACGACGAGCACGGAGCCCCCTCAGTGCTGCGTGTCGAAGAGGCGGAGAAGCCGCAGCCCGGACCGGGCGAAGTGCTGATCCGCTCAGAGGCCATCGGCGTCACGTTCGCCGAGGTCCAGCGCCGCCAGGGCATTCCGATCGGCGGCCACGCCTCGCTGCCGGGCGTCCCCGGCGGCGACGTCGCCGGCACCGTCGAGGCCCTCGGCGAGGGTGTCACCGACCTCCGGGTCGGTGACCGTATCGTCGTCGACGTCGACCACAGTGCCTACGCCGACCATGTGATCGCCGACCCGGCCTGGGCCATTGCCATCCCGGACACCATGGACGCCGCCGAGGCGACCCTGCTGCCCAGCCCGTGCCAGACCGCCTACCACGCACTCAAGGAGTCCGGTCAGCTCAAGCCCGGTGAGACCGTGCTGATCGACGCCGCCTCGGGCGGTGTCGGCCACCTCGCCGTCCAGATCGCCAAGGCGATGGGCGCGGGCAAGGTCATCGCCACCGCGAGCACCCAGGCCAAGCTGGACTTCGTCCGTGACCTGGGCGCCGACGTGACGGTCAACTACACGGACGAGGACTGGGACGACCAGGTCAAGGCCGCCACCGAGGGCCGTGGCGCCGATGTCGTCCTGGAGACGGTCGGCGGCGACATCCTCATCAAGAGCGTCGCCCTGACCGCTCAGTTCGGCCGACTGGTCTTCTACGGCTCGGCCAGCGGCGACATCCAGCCGGTCAACCCGCTGATGCTCAGCCGCATGAAGACCGTGGCCGGCTTCGCGCTCTACGCGATGCTCTACAACAGGCCCGAGGCCATCGCCGCGGGCCGGCGGGATCTGTTCGACATGATCAGCTCCGGCAAGGTCCGGCCGATCGTGCACGAGCGGCTTCCCCTCGTGGACGCCGCCAAGGCTCACGAACTGATGGAGGCCCGGGCGCAGCTCGGCAAGGTCGTCCTCGTTCCCTGA
- a CDS encoding MDR family MFS transporter, which yields MSAPTTDSNAPQTGASPAPDTRISTVIAACMLAIFLAMLDSQIVATALPRIVGDLGGLDQFAWVTTAYIIASSVTTPVYGKLGDLFGRKKVFLVAIAIFVVGSATAGAAQSMEQLILFRTVQGVGAGGLFVSVLAIIGDLFSPREGAKYFNLFGIVFAAAALAGPAVGGVLTDLLSWHWVFLINLPLGVIVFVLVAGCLHLPPKSRRAHIDYAGFITLSAAIVALTLLASWGGVKYDWISPQILGLAALSIVMGGLFVAAERRAPEPVIPLHLFRDSTFSVSVLVSIAAGIVFLGAVNFLALYIQVVTGASPTMSGVVLLPMMFGLVAASVVSGQIITKTGRYKWYPVLSMATGIAGALLLSTMDTGTPRVVAIAYMLLFGIAAGLNMQVLTMAAQNTAPRDDIGAVHATVAFTRQLGSTLGISVFAAIFYNRLTEDLAKRVPAGALDGIDHNSLSSNEVLTKLAAPVRDAVEHAYAAALSPVFLAAVPVLVVGLGIALLMKNMPLRSWDHGGSEGSSEEHADRH from the coding sequence GTGTCCGCCCCGACCACCGATTCCAACGCCCCTCAGACCGGCGCGAGTCCAGCGCCAGACACCAGGATCTCCACCGTCATCGCGGCCTGCATGCTCGCGATCTTCCTGGCGATGCTCGACTCACAGATCGTCGCCACCGCCCTGCCCCGCATCGTCGGGGACCTCGGCGGCCTCGACCAGTTCGCCTGGGTGACCACCGCGTACATCATCGCCAGCAGCGTCACCACCCCTGTCTACGGCAAGCTCGGGGACCTCTTCGGACGCAAGAAGGTCTTCCTCGTCGCCATCGCGATCTTCGTCGTCGGCTCCGCCACCGCGGGAGCCGCGCAGTCCATGGAGCAGCTGATCCTGTTCCGCACCGTGCAGGGCGTCGGCGCCGGCGGACTGTTCGTGTCCGTACTCGCCATCATCGGCGACCTGTTCAGCCCACGTGAGGGCGCCAAGTACTTCAACCTGTTCGGCATCGTCTTCGCGGCGGCGGCTCTCGCGGGACCGGCGGTCGGCGGTGTGCTCACCGATCTGCTCAGCTGGCACTGGGTGTTCCTGATCAATCTACCCCTCGGCGTGATCGTCTTCGTGCTCGTCGCGGGCTGTCTGCATCTGCCGCCCAAGTCCCGGCGCGCACACATCGACTACGCGGGCTTCATCACCCTCAGCGCCGCGATCGTCGCCCTCACACTGCTCGCGAGCTGGGGCGGGGTGAAGTACGACTGGATCTCACCGCAGATCCTCGGTCTCGCCGCCCTCTCCATCGTCATGGGCGGCCTGTTCGTGGCGGCCGAGCGACGCGCTCCCGAGCCGGTCATCCCGCTCCATCTGTTCCGTGACTCCACGTTCAGCGTCAGCGTCCTGGTCAGCATCGCCGCGGGCATCGTCTTCCTCGGCGCCGTCAACTTCCTCGCGCTGTACATCCAGGTCGTCACCGGCGCCAGCCCCACCATGTCCGGTGTCGTGCTGCTGCCGATGATGTTCGGGCTCGTCGCGGCCTCGGTCGTCAGCGGCCAGATCATCACGAAGACCGGCAGGTACAAGTGGTATCCGGTGCTCAGCATGGCCACCGGCATCGCCGGCGCGCTGCTCCTCTCCACCATGGACACCGGCACACCGCGGGTCGTTGCCATCGCCTACATGCTGCTGTTCGGCATCGCCGCGGGTCTCAACATGCAGGTCCTCACCATGGCCGCGCAGAACACCGCGCCGCGTGACGACATCGGCGCCGTGCACGCCACGGTGGCCTTCACCCGCCAGCTCGGCAGCACCCTGGGCATCTCGGTGTTCGCCGCGATCTTCTACAACCGGCTCACAGAGGACCTCGCCAAGCGGGTTCCTGCCGGGGCGCTCGACGGGATCGACCACAACTCGCTCTCCTCGAACGAGGTGCTGACGAAGCTGGCCGCTCCTGTGCGCGACGCGGTCGAGCACGCCTACGCCGCCGCGCTCAGCCCCGTCTTCCTCGCCGCGGTGCCGGTGCTCGTCGTCGGCCTGGGCATTGCCCTGCTGATGAAGAACATGCCGCTGCGCTCCTGGGACCACGGCGGTTCCGAGGGCTCCTCGGAGGAGCACGCCGACCGGCACTGA
- a CDS encoding anthrone oxygenase family protein, whose translation MVEVLSVLVLLDTGLVAGVLFAVAVSVMPALIAMPPDRYVSTHKLLGRYYDRIMPFIVTGSTVIDVAFAIRGTGTVRVLFAAAALCMSGVAVVSQTRNVPINNRVKRTGPEDLGPGWQDPRIQWRDWHLVRTCCAVAGCTLTAAAVVLS comes from the coding sequence GTGGTGGAGGTGCTGAGTGTGCTGGTGCTGTTGGATACCGGCCTGGTGGCCGGGGTGCTGTTCGCGGTCGCGGTGAGTGTGATGCCCGCGCTGATCGCGATGCCCCCGGACCGGTATGTGTCCACACACAAACTGCTGGGCCGGTACTACGACCGGATCATGCCGTTCATCGTCACCGGCTCCACGGTGATCGACGTGGCCTTCGCGATCCGGGGGACCGGCACCGTCCGCGTCCTGTTCGCGGCCGCCGCGCTGTGCATGTCCGGGGTCGCCGTGGTGTCGCAGACCAGGAACGTGCCGATCAACAACCGGGTCAAGCGCACGGGGCCGGAGGACCTCGGCCCCGGCTGGCAGGACCCGCGGATCCAGTGGCGCGACTGGCATCTGGTCCGCACCTGCTGCGCGGTGGCCGGGTGCACGCTGACCGCGGCCGCGGTGGTGCTGTCATGA
- a CDS encoding quinone oxidoreductase family protein — MRIARHHEFGPPAVLRVEEAGKPAPGPGEVLIRTEAIGVNFAECQRRQGIPVGGPATLPGSPGGDVAGTVEALGEGVTQVRVGERVVTGVAADGYAEYVVARADWLFTVPEGIDAGQATSLPIPAQTAYHALVTAARLQPGESVLITAAAGASAICWSN; from the coding sequence ATGCGTATCGCCCGTCACCACGAGTTCGGCCCCCCTGCGGTGCTGCGCGTCGAGGAGGCAGGCAAACCGGCACCCGGGCCCGGCGAGGTGCTGATCCGTACCGAGGCGATCGGCGTCAACTTCGCCGAGTGCCAGCGTCGGCAGGGCATCCCGGTCGGTGGCCCGGCGACCCTTCCCGGGTCTCCGGGCGGTGATGTCGCCGGCACCGTCGAGGCCCTCGGTGAAGGCGTGACCCAGGTACGTGTCGGGGAACGAGTGGTCACCGGCGTCGCGGCCGACGGGTACGCAGAGTACGTCGTGGCCCGCGCCGACTGGCTGTTCACCGTCCCCGAAGGGATCGACGCCGGGCAGGCCACGTCCCTGCCGATCCCCGCCCAGACCGCGTATCACGCGCTCGTCACGGCGGCCCGGCTGCAGCCGGGGGAGTCCGTGCTGATCACGGCGGCGGCGGGGGCATCGGCCATCTGCTGGTCCAACTGA
- a CDS encoding FAD-dependent monooxygenase encodes MAEETTDVLIVGGSMVGLAAALFLAQQGVRTMELMRALGLEGAVRAQENPHAQYGDILQAESLAGTELGRFDGPFRHDPTEVGTTGWTLIGQDRFEPVLRARAEELGADIRFATELVRFTQDADGVDAVLRDAEGAERRVRARYLVAADGFRTPVRESLGIGHHGQGVFGRQMNVIFHADLDPYVAGRKFFLCFVSNPKVKGVLGKLGGDGSDRWVLAPSLPPEDSHREYDTEACVELVRAAVGAADLPVTVESSSSWEIAAWVADRFRSGRVLFAGDCAHVMPPTGGFGGNMGVQDAHNLAWKLALVLRGQAGPGLLDTYEQERAPVAEFTVEQGVIRYLQRSGLDEEVAARHHPENTVLFGHLYRSGTVLTEEGPDDGAPVEDPTLPSGRPGTRAPHLPLHRAGRAAPLHDLLDGDFWLLVAPGGEAWEAAAAHVRTATGLALAFHRVGEQEPPEVTERFLSSYGVGRGGAVLIRPDGFIAWRTPEPPPSPADELSTVFARLLHR; translated from the coding sequence ATGGCGGAAGAGACGACCGACGTACTGATCGTGGGCGGCAGCATGGTGGGCCTCGCCGCGGCCCTGTTCCTCGCCCAGCAGGGGGTGCGCACGATGGAGCTGATGCGCGCGCTCGGGCTCGAGGGGGCGGTGCGCGCGCAGGAGAACCCGCACGCGCAGTACGGCGACATCCTGCAGGCCGAGTCGCTCGCGGGTACCGAACTCGGCCGGTTCGACGGCCCGTTCCGGCACGACCCCACCGAGGTGGGCACCACCGGCTGGACGCTGATCGGGCAGGATCGCTTCGAGCCGGTGCTGCGGGCGCGCGCCGAGGAGCTGGGCGCGGACATTCGGTTCGCCACCGAGCTGGTGCGCTTCACCCAGGACGCAGACGGGGTCGACGCCGTGCTGCGCGACGCCGAGGGCGCGGAGCGGCGGGTGCGCGCCCGGTACCTGGTCGCCGCCGACGGCTTCCGGACCCCCGTGCGGGAGAGCCTCGGCATCGGCCACCACGGGCAGGGCGTCTTCGGCCGGCAGATGAACGTGATCTTCCACGCGGACCTCGACCCCTATGTGGCCGGGCGCAAGTTCTTCCTGTGCTTCGTCAGCAACCCGAAGGTCAAGGGCGTCCTCGGCAAGCTCGGCGGCGACGGCTCCGACCGCTGGGTGCTGGCCCCCAGCCTGCCGCCCGAGGACAGCCACCGCGAGTACGACACCGAGGCGTGCGTCGAGCTGGTGCGCGCCGCCGTGGGAGCGGCGGACCTGCCGGTGACGGTCGAGTCCTCGAGCAGCTGGGAGATCGCCGCCTGGGTCGCGGACCGGTTCCGCTCCGGGCGGGTGCTGTTTGCGGGCGACTGCGCCCATGTGATGCCCCCCACCGGGGGGTTCGGGGGCAACATGGGCGTGCAGGACGCGCACAACCTGGCGTGGAAGCTCGCCCTGGTGCTGCGGGGCCAGGCCGGCCCCGGTCTGCTGGACACCTACGAGCAGGAGCGGGCGCCGGTCGCCGAGTTCACCGTCGAACAGGGCGTGATCCGCTACCTCCAGCGCAGCGGCCTGGACGAGGAGGTCGCCGCGCGGCACCACCCCGAGAACACCGTCCTCTTCGGTCACCTCTACCGCTCCGGCACCGTGCTGACCGAGGAAGGCCCCGACGACGGCGCCCCGGTGGAGGACCCGACCCTCCCCTCGGGCCGCCCCGGCACCAGGGCCCCGCATCTCCCTCTGCACCGGGCCGGCCGTGCCGCACCCCTGCACGACCTCCTGGACGGCGACTTCTGGCTGCTGGTCGCCCCGGGCGGCGAAGCCTGGGAAGCCGCCGCGGCACACGTGCGCACCGCCACCGGCCTTGCGCTCGCCTTCCACCGCGTCGGCGAGCAGGAGCCGCCGGAAGTCACCGAGCGCTTCCTGTCGTCGTACGGCGTGGGTCGCGGCGGCGCGGTGCTGATCCGCCCCGACGGATTCATCGCCTGGCGGACACCGGAGCCGCCGCCGTCCCCGGCGGACGAGCTGTCGACGGTCTTCGCCCGGCTGCTGCACCGCTGA
- a CDS encoding transposase domain-containing protein, which produces MFAVGHLGELTQVVPFDLVDEALASAGGLQHRVRRLPSRVVVYLLLAGALFTGTGWTGIWSRLNASLPVPLPVPAPSSITAAMRRVGPRPLKALFDLVKGPAAVTATQVTRFAGRLVVAIDGAQIALPDTPANLSVFPKAKAGPNGPGWLPDAASGHADGLRDPNPHGRRLRHRRDRRADLRP; this is translated from the coding sequence GTGTTTGCCGTGGGGCACCTGGGCGAGTTGACCCAGGTTGTTCCGTTCGATCTTGTCGACGAGGCACTCGCGTCCGCGGGTGGTCTGCAGCATCGGGTGCGGCGGCTGCCGTCGCGGGTGGTGGTCTACCTCCTGCTCGCAGGCGCGCTGTTCACCGGGACGGGCTGGACGGGAATCTGGTCCCGGCTGAACGCCTCGCTGCCTGTGCCGCTGCCTGTACCGGCGCCTTCATCGATCACGGCTGCGATGCGGCGGGTCGGCCCCAGACCGTTGAAAGCACTGTTCGATCTGGTCAAAGGCCCCGCAGCGGTGACCGCGACACAGGTGACACGGTTCGCGGGCAGGCTGGTGGTCGCGATCGATGGGGCCCAGATCGCGCTGCCGGACACGCCCGCGAACCTGTCGGTGTTCCCCAAGGCGAAGGCCGGACCGAACGGGCCCGGCTGGTTACCCGATGCTGCGTCTGGTCACGCTGACGGCCTGCGGGACCCGAACCCTCATGGACGCCGTCTTCGGCACCGACGTGACCGGCGAGCTGACCTACGCCCGTGA
- a CDS encoding quinone oxidoreductase family protein, which yields MIAAASSQDKLDFAVSLGADLTADYSQDDWDKKILAATGGKGVDVVLETVGGSVLARSVGLIAPFGRMVVYGTASGEVPAVEVADIFDNRTVMGFSMWGVMAHRPKALAEGAKELLELVASGKVRPVVHAELPLERAADAHALMEERSQLGRVVLVP from the coding sequence GTGATCGCGGCCGCGAGCAGCCAGGACAAGCTGGACTTCGCCGTCTCGCTCGGCGCCGACCTCACCGCCGACTACAGCCAGGACGACTGGGACAAGAAGATCCTGGCCGCCACCGGCGGCAAGGGCGTCGACGTCGTCCTGGAGACCGTGGGTGGGTCGGTCCTGGCCCGAAGTGTCGGCCTGATCGCCCCGTTCGGGCGGATGGTGGTGTACGGCACGGCGAGCGGCGAGGTTCCGGCGGTCGAGGTCGCCGACATCTTCGACAACCGTACGGTCATGGGCTTCAGCATGTGGGGCGTGATGGCCCATCGGCCGAAGGCGCTGGCCGAGGGGGCGAAGGAGCTGCTGGAGCTCGTCGCCTCCGGCAAAGTGCGGCCTGTCGTGCACGCCGAACTGCCGCTGGAGCGGGCCGCGGACGCGCACGCGCTGATGGAGGAACGCTCCCAGCTCGGCCGCGTGGTCCTCGTCCCCTGA
- a CDS encoding transposase, with product MLRLVTLTACGTRTLMDAVFGTDVTGELTYARDLVTGAGTTRALRRGMLLLGDRNFSATRFVDTVASTGADFLIRAKTHSTALKLPILRRLPDGTFLSRIGEVPVRVIEATLTLTPADSTSEHTATHSTYRLVTSLLDPDEAPATALVRLYRERWEIETSYCELKSAILGGRVLRGRHPAAVTQETWALLVAYQALRTAMSDAVLHRPDIDPDRAAFTIALNTARDQIIRAAGIIPHAQTDLVGQIGTAILNGLLPARRHRSRPRVKKRAINSKYRAVGRHTDHRTHRTAVHIEINTLPNPPDG from the coding sequence ATGCTGCGTCTGGTCACGCTGACGGCCTGCGGGACCCGAACCCTCATGGACGCCGTCTTCGGCACCGACGTGACCGGCGAGCTGACCTACGCCCGTGACCTGGTCACAGGCGCGGGCACGACCAGAGCACTCCGGCGCGGGATGCTGCTGCTGGGTGACCGAAACTTCTCAGCCACCAGGTTCGTGGACACGGTCGCATCCACGGGCGCGGACTTCCTTATCCGGGCCAAGACCCACAGCACAGCGCTCAAGCTGCCGATCCTGCGCCGTCTGCCCGACGGCACGTTCCTGTCCCGCATAGGTGAAGTCCCCGTCCGTGTCATTGAGGCCACCCTCACCCTCACCCCTGCCGACAGCACCAGCGAACACACCGCCACCCACAGCACCTACCGGCTGGTCACCAGCCTGCTCGACCCCGACGAAGCACCCGCCACCGCCCTGGTCAGGCTCTACCGAGAGCGCTGGGAGATCGAGACCAGCTACTGCGAGCTGAAATCGGCCATCCTCGGCGGCAGAGTCCTGCGCGGCCGCCACCCGGCGGCCGTCACCCAGGAGACCTGGGCACTTCTGGTCGCCTACCAGGCACTACGCACCGCGATGAGCGACGCCGTCCTGCACCGGCCCGACATCGACCCCGACCGCGCCGCATTCACCATCGCGCTGAACACAGCACGTGACCAGATCATCCGGGCCGCCGGCATCATCCCCCACGCCCAGACCGACCTCGTCGGACAAATCGGCACCGCCATACTCAACGGCCTCCTGCCCGCCCGCCGTCACCGGTCCCGGCCCCGCGTGAAGAAACGAGCGATCAACTCCAAGTACCGCGCCGTCGGCCGCCACACCGACCACCGAACCCACAGAACCGCCGTCCATATCGAGATCAACACATTGCCAAACCCGCCAGACGGCTAA
- a CDS encoding methyltransferase: MSAPPWSRELMRKSDLITPMAIRAAATLRLSDYMAAGAVTAAALARAASVDPGALRRLLGHLVNAGVYRTTSDGGYELTELGTLLRGDVPGSGRDWLALDGPISRGDLAFFRLLDAVRTGKSVYSLVYGSEFWEDLEADPALAQSFARRMAASMEWVVPALVSEGDWEGVRHVVDVGGGSGTLLAAVVGSRPGMRGTLVDLERPAAAAERDFAAAGLGERCTAVVGSFFDPLPAGADVYLLANVLLNWPDERAVAILRRCAEAVAPGGRVMVLEGLLDVQTDQTDLDLRMLVYLDGRMRTAEELRGLGAESGLALRRVAELGPVRSLAEFTPA; the protein is encoded by the coding sequence GTGAGCGCACCACCCTGGTCCAGGGAGCTGATGCGAAAGAGCGATCTGATCACCCCTATGGCCATCAGAGCCGCGGCCACGCTCCGGCTGTCGGACTACATGGCGGCCGGAGCGGTCACCGCGGCGGCGCTGGCCCGTGCGGCGTCCGTGGACCCCGGTGCCCTGCGCCGCCTCCTCGGCCACCTGGTGAACGCGGGCGTCTACCGCACAACATCCGACGGCGGCTACGAACTGACCGAACTCGGCACCCTGCTGCGCGGCGATGTCCCCGGCTCGGGCCGTGACTGGCTCGCTCTGGACGGACCGATCAGCAGGGGCGATCTCGCCTTCTTCCGGCTGCTCGACGCCGTGCGCACCGGGAAGTCCGTCTACTCCTTGGTGTACGGCAGCGAGTTCTGGGAGGACCTCGAGGCCGACCCCGCGCTCGCGCAGTCCTTCGCCCGGCGCATGGCGGCGAGCATGGAGTGGGTCGTCCCCGCGCTTGTCTCCGAGGGCGACTGGGAGGGCGTACGGCACGTCGTGGACGTGGGCGGAGGCAGCGGCACCCTGCTGGCGGCCGTGGTCGGCAGCAGGCCGGGGATGCGGGGCACGCTCGTCGACCTGGAGCGGCCGGCGGCCGCGGCCGAACGGGACTTCGCCGCGGCCGGACTCGGTGAGCGCTGCACAGCGGTGGTCGGCAGCTTCTTCGACCCGCTGCCCGCTGGCGCCGATGTCTACCTGCTGGCCAATGTGCTGCTCAACTGGCCCGACGAGCGAGCCGTCGCCATCCTGCGGCGCTGCGCCGAGGCCGTCGCCCCGGGCGGCCGGGTCATGGTCCTGGAAGGGCTGCTCGATGTGCAGACCGACCAGACCGATCTGGACCTGCGGATGCTCGTCTATCTGGACGGGCGGATGCGGACCGCCGAGGAACTGCGCGGCCTCGGTGCGGAGTCCGGACTGGCGCTGCGCCGGGTGGCCGAACTGGGCCCGGTCCGCTCGCTGGCCGAGTTCACCCCTGCCTGA
- a CDS encoding FAD-dependent oxidoreductase, translating to MTQDTTQEQAQVVIVGGGLTGLSAAVFLAAHGVRATLVERHPDTSTHPKARAINPRTMELYRAVGMEERVRAGRSPISGNTDLVHVETLAGNERVRMPNASPDDIGRISPTQWTLIDQNQLEPILRERAVEAGADVRFHTRVDAVEQDADGVLLRTTDLGTGESGALRASYVIAADGSRSPVREMLSIGAHGRGTLTHLVSFFFEADLEAALRGRKIIAAYVNNPEVRGTIIPIDNDRRWVINVSFFPDRGESADDFTEERCVELVRAAVGIPGLPLKVESVAMPAWDISARVADASTTRRIFVAGDAAHVMPPTGAFGASTGIQDAYNLAWKLALVLNGQAGPGLLESYAAERKPVAEETVKQAMLRFAVREGKQFRDVENELLDETTMTFGYCYPAGAFVAENGSPDTLIEDPEHPSGRPGARAPHVPLDGEHGPLSTLDLFGGGFVLLADSAAGHWAELADRAVRELGLTLTVHSIGSGAGLRDQDGQFRQRYGLLEGGAVLVRPDGFVCWRATTGRPGGTDNEIAGALRRVLARA from the coding sequence ATGACGCAGGACACGACGCAGGAGCAGGCGCAGGTCGTCATCGTCGGCGGTGGGCTCACCGGACTGTCGGCCGCCGTGTTCCTCGCCGCGCACGGAGTGCGCGCGACGCTCGTGGAGCGCCACCCGGACACCTCCACGCACCCGAAGGCCCGCGCCATCAACCCGCGTACCATGGAGCTCTACCGAGCGGTCGGCATGGAGGAGCGGGTACGGGCCGGGCGCTCGCCCATCTCCGGCAACACCGATCTGGTCCACGTCGAGACGCTGGCGGGCAACGAGCGCGTTCGGATGCCCAACGCGTCGCCCGATGACATCGGCCGGATCAGCCCCACGCAGTGGACGCTGATCGACCAGAACCAGCTGGAGCCGATCCTGCGCGAACGCGCCGTCGAGGCAGGGGCTGACGTCCGCTTCCACACCCGCGTCGACGCGGTCGAGCAGGACGCCGACGGGGTGCTGCTGCGCACCACCGACCTCGGAACCGGCGAGAGCGGCGCACTGCGCGCCTCGTACGTCATAGCGGCCGACGGAAGCCGCAGCCCGGTGCGCGAGATGCTGTCCATCGGCGCTCACGGCCGCGGCACCCTCACCCATCTGGTCAGCTTCTTCTTCGAGGCCGACCTCGAGGCGGCGCTGCGCGGGCGGAAGATCATCGCCGCGTACGTCAACAACCCCGAGGTGCGCGGCACCATCATCCCGATCGACAACGACCGCCGCTGGGTCATCAACGTCTCCTTCTTCCCCGACCGTGGCGAGAGCGCCGACGACTTCACCGAAGAGCGGTGCGTCGAGCTGGTCAGGGCCGCGGTCGGCATCCCCGGACTGCCGCTGAAGGTCGAGTCGGTGGCCATGCCGGCCTGGGACATCTCGGCGCGCGTCGCGGACGCGTCCACCACCCGCCGGATCTTTGTCGCCGGCGACGCGGCGCACGTCATGCCGCCCACCGGCGCCTTCGGTGCCAGCACCGGCATCCAGGACGCGTACAACCTCGCCTGGAAGCTCGCCCTGGTACTGAACGGCCAGGCCGGACCCGGTCTGCTGGAGTCGTACGCGGCGGAGCGCAAGCCGGTCGCCGAGGAGACCGTGAAGCAGGCGATGCTGCGCTTCGCGGTGCGCGAGGGCAAGCAGTTCAGGGACGTCGAGAACGAGTTGCTCGACGAGACCACGATGACCTTCGGCTACTGCTATCCGGCCGGTGCCTTCGTCGCCGAGAACGGGTCCCCCGACACCCTCATCGAGGACCCGGAGCACCCCAGCGGCCGCCCCGGAGCGCGCGCCCCGCACGTCCCCCTGGACGGCGAGCACGGACCCCTGTCCACGCTCGACCTGTTCGGCGGAGGCTTCGTGCTGCTCGCCGATTCCGCCGCGGGCCATTGGGCGGAGCTCGCGGACCGGGCCGTCCGCGAGCTCGGCCTGACGCTGACCGTGCACAGCATCGGCTCCGGCGCCGGACTCCGCGACCAGGACGGCCAGTTCCGGCAGCGGTACGGACTGCTGGAGGGCGGGGCCGTGCTGGTACGCCCCGACGGATTCGTCTGCTGGCGCGCCACGACCGGCCGCCCCGGCGGAACGGACAACGAGATCGCGGGCGCCCTGCGCCGCGTGCTCGCGCGCGCCTGA